Proteins found in one Pseudorasbora parva isolate DD20220531a chromosome 11, ASM2467924v1, whole genome shotgun sequence genomic segment:
- the LOC137092281 gene encoding leukocyte cell-derived chemotaxin-2-like: MRLYILFCFLLLAVICSSRVDASLVKFGPLCSGNSNQIRGHDKWGDGYYGASRGGRKHMGLDIVCADGDTVYAPFDVKLDGKATPYKKNNAINDGINLIGKGLCFKLFYVKPDRYSGTLKKGAKLGTLLPMQSVYPGITSHVHVQMRDKSDPTKYF; encoded by the exons ATGAGACTTTACATTCTTTTCTGTTTTCTGCTTTTGGCTG TGATTTGCAGCTCTCGTGTTGATGCTAGTCTAG TGAAATTTGGCCCCCTCTGCAGTGGTAACTCTAACCAGATAAGAGGACATGATAAGTGGGGGGATGGCTACTATGGAGCCAGTCG CGGGGGTCGGAAACACATGGGTCTTGACATTGTTTGTGCTGATGGAGACACGGTTTATGCTCCATTTGATGTGAAACTGGATGGCAAAGCTACACCCTACAAAAAGAACAATGCTATCAATGATGGCATTAACTTGATTGGAAAAG GTCTCTGCTTCAAGCTGTTCTACGTTAAGCCAGACCGTTACTCTGGGACCCTGAAGAAAGGGGCGAAGCTCGGAACTCTGCTCCCAATGCAGAGCGTTTATCCTGGCATCACCTCCCATGTTCACGTTCAAATGCGTGACAAATCAGATCCCACCAAGTATTTCTGA
- the LOC137092282 gene encoding leukocyte cell-derived chemotaxin-2-like gives MRLYILLSCLLLAVICNSRVDASQVKFAPLCSSNSSNRKRGCDTKYGCGNYGASRGSRKHMGLDIVCADGDTVYAPFDVKLNGKAAPYKKNNAINDGINLSGEGLCFKLFYVKPDRYSGTLKKGAKLGTLLPMQSVYPGITSHVHVQMCDKSDPTKYF, from the exons ATGAGACTTTACATCCTTCTCAGTTGTCTGCTTTTGGCTG TGATTTGCAACTCTCGTGTTGATGCTAGTCAAG TGAAATTTGCCCCCCTCTGCAGTAGTAACTCAAGTAACCGTAAAAGAGGATGTGACACAAAGTATGGGTGTGGAAACTATGGAGCCAGCCG TGGTAGTCGGAAACACATGGGTCTTGACATTGTGTGTGCTGATGGAGACACAGTTTATGCTCCATTTGATGTGAAACTGAATGGCAAAGCTGCACCCTACAAAAAGAACAATGCTATCAATGATGGCATTAACTTGAGTGGAGAAG GTCTCTGCTTCAAGCTGTTCTACGTTAAGCCAGACCGTTACTCTGGGACCCTGAAGAAAGGGGCGAAGCTCGGAACTCTGCTCCCAATGCAGAGCGTTTATCCTGGCATCACCTCCCATGTTCACGTTCAAATGTGTGACAAATCAGATCCCACCAAGTATTTCTGA